In Rhodothermales bacterium, the genomic window CGTGAACGCCATCGACCTGGAACAGCTGGGCGCCCGAGGCCTGGAGCTCATGCGCGCCTACACCGCGAAGGAGGTTGCCGAGATCCTGGGCACGCCTCGTGTCGAATCCGTGTACGAGATCCCGGAGGCGGAGCTGCCACGCGTTCGGCGCGTCGGTAAGGGGTTTGGATACCTGGGTATCAACGTGTTATGCTACATGGCCGGCCAGCCACCCATCGACCTGGAGGCCGCCATCGAGGCGTACCGCCAGCGGCTCAATGACGCACGGGGCAACATCCTGCCGATGAGCCTCGCCAGCGAAGGCCTCACCCGCGTTCTCTAACCGTTACCGCGCAAACAGCCATGCCCTACAAACGAAGCGGATCCCCTTACTACCAGGTTCGGCGCCGCCGGCTCGTCGGTTATGGCGACACGGGCGTCTTGTCCTCGAAGGTGGCCAGCAAGAAGCTGGCACGCGACATGGAGCGCGTGCTCGACGAACTCGCCCAGAAAGCGCTCGAAGACTCGTCATGGTACGGCCTCCTGGATGCCGTGTGCCGGGCGAAGGCCGTGCCGCTGCCCGACCTCCTGAAAGCGCGCAACGTCGGCACCCTGGAGGGCCTCAAGCGGAGCCTGACCGATCCCACGCTAGCCGAGGCCATCGCGGCCTACCAGCGCGCAGCACCGCAGAACCGTTCCGCTATCATCGGGCTGCGCATGCTCATGCAGTACGCGCCAGCCGGCATGCGCCTGGGTGACCTCACATCGAAGGCGATCACCCGGCTGTGCGTGGATGCGGAGGAAGCCGGCCGCAAGCGCAACACCGTGCGCCGCTCCATGCTTCGCGGGATTTCGCTCCTCCTGCGATTCCACCTGGGCAACGCGGAGCGAGACCGGATATTTGCAGACGTCGTCTTCCATGGCGAGAACGACACTCGGGAAGTTCACCTGACGCCGGCGGAGCTGCGCCGCCTCTTCGCGGCCTGCTTAGAGCTGGGCTACGGCGAACTCGGAACGGTCCTCCGCATTGCCCTCCTCACCTCTGCCGACCGTGGCGTCCTCCTGGCGGGGGAGAACATGGGGCAGAAGCTCCGAGGCCTGCGGGTGCGAGACCTGACCATTTTCCTCGACGGGACATCGGGGCTCTACACCGGGGAGGTATTCCTGAACGACACCAAGACGAAAAGCCGGAGCCGGAGCGTGCCGCTCACCGATAGCCTGTGCCGTGAGCTCCTGGTGTGCTGCAAGGGCAAGGACCCGGACGACACCGTCTTCGAGATGAAGTATCAGCAGCTGGACTACCAGTGGAAGGCCGTGCGGCGTCTGGCGGGCCTGCGTGGCGTGCGCTTCAAGGACATGCGTTCACAAACCGCCATCTACGCGGAGGAAGCCGGCGTCCCCCAGACGATCATCCAGAAAACCCTGGGCCATGCGAGCGAAGCCATGACGCGGCGATATCAGCAGCGTGCGGCCGTCCTCAGCTCCGCCCAGGCGGAAGCCATCGAGGCGGCGATGTTCGCACAGGATGAAAACACCGTAGCGGGCGAAAGTGAAAACAAACGCTCACAATCGGGCTAACAATGAACGAAACCACCCCAAACTAGAAACCCCGCAAGCCATTGATAAACAACGACTTGCGGGGAATGCTGGCAGTAAACTTCGGTGCCTCCGCAAGGGCTCGAACCTTGGACCCGCTGATTAAGAGTCAGCTGCTCTACCAACTGAGCTACAGAGGCGAAAGATGGTTTAAGGTGGCAGGCTCGAGGTTTAAGGGGTGTTGCATCCGCGCACCGAGCCGGCGACCGTGGGCATACCACGTCCGAAGCCAGCGCTGGTTCCAGGGGATAAGGGACGGGTGCAGGAAGAGGGCCGAGTGACGAAGGGAGAGGCTTGATGGGAAGCCTTCATCACCGCGAGCGCAGCGAGCCTCCTGATCCAAAAGCGCCTAACCGCGAGCGAAGCGAGCCCCTGCCGTATCTTCCAGAGAGAAGTGCAGGACGGGAGCCATACCCACTATAGTCTCCCGTCCTTTTCAAGATGTGCTTCGGAAAGATGTGCTTTTTCCGTTCGTTCGTTCTTAATATCGCACATGCTTAAGCCCGATACTATCGGGGTTTTGAATCCACTTTATGACGTCAGAATCCCCTACACACCTGTCTGCAAAAGCGCACGTGACCACGGACCTTTCGTTACCCGACCTCGCCGGCGCGCTCCGCGCGGGCCGTCTGAGCAGCCGCCAGCTCGTCGCCTCGGCGCTGGAACGCATCCTGGACCCCGCCGGCGAGGGCTCACGCGCGTTTGTGCAGGTGAATGATGTCGCGGCGTTTGCAGCCGCCGAGGACGCTGACGCCCGGATCGCGGCCGGCCGCGATGGGCTCCCTCTCCTCGGACTGCCTATCTCCATCAAAGACCTGTTCGATGTCGCCGGCGAAACAACTCGTGCCGGATCTGTCCTCCTGGCCGATCAGCCGCCGGCCGATCGCGACGCCCCCGCCATCAACCGCCTCCGGGCCGCCGGCGCCATCTTTATCGGCCGGACGAACATGACGGAGTTTGCCTTTTCGGGCCTCGGGATCAACCCGCACTACGGCACGCCGGCCGCTCCGTACGACCGCGCGAACGTCCGCCGCATCCCCGGGGGGTCGACCTCCGGCGGCGCGGTGTCTGTGGCCGATGGGATGGCCGCGGCGGCGATCGGGACGGATACGGGGGGCTCGACACGCATCCCGCCGGCGTTCTGCGGGCTCGTCGGGTTTAAACCGACCGCCCGGCGGATCTCCACCGAAGGCGTTTTCCCCCTGGCGCCCAGCCTGGACTCTGTCGGCCCCATCGGGCGCACGGTGGCGTGTTGCGTGGTGCTGGACCAGGTGATGAGCGGCGCGCCGGTTCGCTCCCTCGACCCGCTTCCGCTCCGCGGCCGGCGCTTTTTGCTCCCCACCAACGAGGTGTTGGACGACCTGGATGCCCCCGTCGCCAGCGCCTTCCTGCGGACCCTCGCCCGGATGCGCGACGCCGGCGCCGAGATCGTCGAGCGCCGGTTCGAGGCGCTGGATATGCTGGCGGAAGGGCGAACGTACGGGCCGCTCGCCCCCGTCGAGGCCTACGCCGTCCACCGCCGCTGGTACCACGCCCGACAGGCGGACTACGACCCGCGCGTCCACATGCGCATGGCGGCCGGCGTGGGGTTCAAGGCCGCGGAGTACATGGACATCCTGGCCTGGCGCCGGCGGTTCATCGAACGCGCCGAACGCGAGCTGGCCGGCTACGACGCGTACATCATGCCGACCGTCCCCATGATCCCCCCGCCCATCGCCGATATCATCGAAGGTGACGACGCCCACTACCTCGCCGTCAACACCCGCGCGCTGCGCAACACGTCCATCGTAAACGCGCTGGACGGCTGCGCCCTCACCATCCCCTGCCACCGCGCCGGCGAGGCGCCAGCCGGGTTCACCGTCGCCGGCAGCGCCCTGCAGGACGAGCGCGTGCTACAGCTCGGCCTGAGCGTTGAGGCCGTGCTGGCGGCCTAGATGGGAAAAGGGTTTAAGGTTCGAAGTTCAAGGTTTAAGGAAGTGATTCCTTGTACGTTAGACCTTGAACCGTCCCCGTTCACACATTTTTCTCACATATACTCTGAACCCTTTGCCGGCGGCGGACCGTTTAGGGGGGCTCGTTCAGGCCTCTCATCGCTCCGCCGTCGGTATGTTATCAGATCTGACTACCCCTTCCCCCGTACCGCGGCGGTTCTTGTCCGAATTGAAGGACATGTTTCAGGGCAAGCCGCGGGATTTCACGACCGGCAGCCTGGGCCGCGCGATCGTCCTCCTCGCCATTCCGATGGTGCTGGAGATGATCATGCAATCCATCTTCGGAGTGGTGGACGTCTACTTCGTCGGCAAGCTCGGGGCGGATGCCGTGGCGGCGGTGGGGATGACGGATTCGTTGATGGTGCTGCTGTTCGCCGTCGGGATGGGGATCGCGATGTCGGCGGCGGCGATGGTGGCGCGGCGCATCGGAGAGAAAAAGCCCGAGGAAGCGGGCATCGCCGCCATCCAGGCGTTGATCGCGGGCGCGATCGTGTCCGTGCCGGTCGCCGTCCTGGGCGTCCTGTTCGCGCCGGAGTTGCTGGGGATCATGGGCGCCACGGAATCGGTGATCGCGATCGGGTCCGGGTACTGTGCGATCGCCTTCGGGTCCAACATCCTCATCCTCTACCTTTTTATCATCAACGCCATCTTTCGCGGCGCCGGCGACGCCGCGAAGGCGATGCGGGTGTTGTGGCTGGCGAACATCTTCAATCTTATCCTGGACCCGATGTTCATCTTCGGCTGGGGGCCCATCCCGGAGATGGGCGTCACCGGGGCGGCCGTGGCCACAGCGATTGGCCGCGGAATCGGGGTAGCGTACCAGCTTTCGTTGTTATTCAAAGGAACGGGGCATCTGCGGGTGTCACGAAGCCAGCTGCGGGTCGATCCGGAGATGATGCGCCGGCTGGCCCGGGTCGCCAGTCCCGGCATCGTGCAGTACCTCGTCGGGACCGCCAGCTGGATGATGCTCTTCCGCATCCTCGCCTCGTTCGGGAGCGACGCGCTGGCCGGCTACACGATCGCGATCCGGATCATCCTCTTCGCCCTGCTGCCGTCGTGGGGCATGGGGAACGCCGCGGCGACGCTGGTCGGGCAGAACCTGGGAGCACGCCGGCCGGATCGCGCAGAGCGCGCCGTCTGGTTCGCCTGCGGGGCGAATGCCGTGTTTCTGGGTCTCGTCGCGGTGGGGATGTATGTCTTCGCCGAACGGCTCATCCGCCTGTTCACCACCGAGGCCGCAGCCGTCGCTTTCGGGGTGGACTGCCTCCACATCGTCAGCTATACCTACATCCTGTTCGCCTTTGGGATGGTGATCGTCTCGTCGTTCAACGGCGCCGGCGACACCCGCACCCCCACCTGGATCAATGTGGTCAGCTACTGGATGCTCCAGCTGCCCATCGCCTATTTCCTGTCGCACAACGCCGGAATGGGCCCGCGCGGCGCCTTCATCGCCATCGCCGTAGCCCAGGCCGCGCTGGCGGGGATCGCGATCCTGCTGTTCCGGCGCGGGACGTGGAAGCAGCAGATCGTGTAGCAACTCCTGCCGGTTCGTCAACGCGGCAAATCGAGTACGAGAAATCTCTTACTCCTGCATTTGCACCACACTCCCATACTCCCCCCCTTCACGTCTCCATAACGATAGCATAACACTGGAGTAACAGCGCGCCGGCCAAAATCCTGCATAGTACACCCGTTCCTATCCCCGGGTTTTTGGCCCTCTACCGCCATGTTTCCACCTTGCTAACTCCAGAATGCTCATGGTATCACGTTTCCGTTTCGGCGCAGCCATGGCTGTGCTGTTTTTTTCGCTCTGTGTGCCGCTGGCCTCGACGCAGTCGCTCCGTCTGACGCAGATTGGCGTGATCGGCGCGACGACGCCGGCGCTGCCGACCATCTCCAGCCCGCGCGGCGTGGTGGTGATGGATGACGTGGCAAGTATCGTGCAGGCCGAGATCGACGCCCTCACCGCCGCCGGCGTCACCAAGATCATCCTCATCAGCCACCTGCAGGGCATCGAGCAGGACCTGGAGCTGATCCCGATGCTCAGCGGCCTGGACATCGCCATCGCCGGCGGCGGCGACGAACTCCTCGCCAACAACGACGACGTGCTCGTCCCGGGCGACGGCACCCCGTTTGGCCCCTACCCGCTGCGCGTCGCCAACGCCGACGGCGTGGACGTGCCGGTGGTGTTCGATGCCGGCCAACTGCCGAGCGGCGCCTACTTCCTCCAGTACACGACGCCGGAAGGGACGTTTAGCCGGCAGATGCTGTTGATGAAGTAAGGCGGCTGTAACCATCCGCACGTCATCCCGAGCCCGTCGAGGGACCTCCCGATTTTCCGAGAGGTCCTTCGACAAGCTCAGGATGACCACTTTTTTTGGCGGTGCTTGCTGTGTACGAGTACGATGTTGTCCCCTCCACCCTGCGACTCCTCCGGTTGTGCCGGCGTCGCTCAGGGCAGGCACTCCCATACCCCACCCTACCTCCCCATTTCAACCCTTAGCCAGTCCAGCCGGGCAAGGGGATGGCCGGTATCCTGGGCGGCGCGAAAGACGACGAACAGGTCGTGCACGCCTTCTGTGGCCTGCACCGCGGCGCGGAATTCTCCTTCCTGCGCGCCGGCTGTGATCGTCCCCACCAGCGGTCCATCCGGGGCGTCGAGGCGGAGCTCGAGCTGGCCGGGGGCGGTTCCGGTAGCCGGCGGAAGGGTGAACGCGGTGATGGCTGCGACGCCAGTGAGGTCGATCCCATCAAAGGCGATAAACGAGCCGTCGTACGCCCGCGCGATGGCGTCGTTGGCGACGAGGACGCGCTCGGACCGGTCGAACGCCTCGGCCTCGATCTTCGGGTGGCGGAGCACGATGAGCTGCTGCCCGGTGATCGGCTCGATGCCTTCGGCGCCGGCATCGGTGTAGGAGGCGCGGACGAAGTACATCCCTTCTGAATTCTCGGCGCGGCGGTGGGCGTCGAGCCGGTAGGTGCCGGCGGCCGGCAGCCGGCGCACGGCCGGGGCGTCGGCGCCGAGCGAGCGGATGTAGCGAACCATTGCGCGGGCGTCTTCTTCAGCCAGCTGGGGGTGGGCGGCCATCGCCTGTTCGCCCCACACCCCACCGCCGCCCTGGATGATCTTCTGGACGAGGTAGTCCTCCGCCTCGGCCTGGCCGGCATACCGTTTCGCCACCTCCTGGTAGCTGGGACCGATGGACGGCTTGTCGACGACGTGGCACGCCAGGCAGTCGCTCCCTTCGATGAGACGCTGGCCAACGGAAAAGCCCGAGACGGCGTCGGCCTGGCGGTGGCCCTGCTCGACCAGCGTGCGGTCAAAGCCCTGCTCGAGGTAATCGACCTGCATCACCACCGCGCCGGCCGGCGCGGTGGTGATGCAGGTCGATTACCTCGAGCAGGGCTTTGACCGCACGCTGGTCGAGCAGGGCCACCGCCAGGCCGACGCCGTCTCGGGCTTTTCCGTTGGCCAGCGTCTCATCGAAGGGAGCGACTGCCTGGCGTGCCACGTCGTCGACAAGCCGTCCATCGGTCCCAGCTACCAGGAGGTGGCGAAACGGTATGCCGGCCAGGCCGAGGCGGAGGACTACCTCGTCCAGAAGATCATCCAGGGCGGCGGTGGGGTGTGGGGCGAACAGGCGATGGCCGCCCACCCCCAGCTGGCTGAAGAAGACGCCCGCGCAATGGTTCGCTACATCCGCTCGCTCGGCGCCGACGCCCCGGCCGTGCGCCGGCTGCCGGCCGCCGGCACCTACCGGCTCGACGCCCACCGCCGCGCCGAGAATTCAGAAGGGATGTACTTCGTCCGCGCCTCCTACACCGATGCCGGCGCCGAAGGCATCGAGCCGATCACCGGGCAGCAGCTCATCGTGCTCCGCCACCCGAAGATCGAGGCCGAGGCGTTCGACCGGTCCGAGCGCGTCCTCGTCGCCAACGACGCCATCGCGCGGGCGTACGACGGCTCGTTTATCGCCTTTGATGGGATCGACCTCACTGGCGTCGCAGCCATCACCGCGTTCACCCTTCCGCCGGCTACCGGAACCGCCCCCGGCCAGCTCGAGCTCCGCCTCGACGCCCCGGATGGACCGCTGGTGGGGACGATCACAGCCGGCGCGCAGGAAGGAGAATTCCGCGCCGCGGTGCAGGCCACAGAAGGCGTGCACGACCTGTTCGTCGTCTTTCGCGCCGCCCAGGATACCGGCCATCCCCTTGCCCGGCTGGACTGGCTAAGGGTTGAAATGGGGAGGTAGGGTGGGGTATGGGAGTGCCTGCCCTGAGCGACGCCGGCACAACCGGAGGAGTCGCAGGGTGGAGGGGACAACATCGTACTCGTACACAGCAAGCACCGCCAAAAAAAGTGGTCATCCTGAGCTTGTCGAAG contains:
- a CDS encoding site-specific integrase; protein product: MPYKRSGSPYYQVRRRRLVGYGDTGVLSSKVASKKLARDMERVLDELAQKALEDSSWYGLLDAVCRAKAVPLPDLLKARNVGTLEGLKRSLTDPTLAEAIAAYQRAAPQNRSAIIGLRMLMQYAPAGMRLGDLTSKAITRLCVDAEEAGRKRNTVRRSMLRGISLLLRFHLGNAERDRIFADVVFHGENDTREVHLTPAELRRLFAACLELGYGELGTVLRIALLTSADRGVLLAGENMGQKLRGLRVRDLTIFLDGTSGLYTGEVFLNDTKTKSRSRSVPLTDSLCRELLVCCKGKDPDDTVFEMKYQQLDYQWKAVRRLAGLRGVRFKDMRSQTAIYAEEAGVPQTIIQKTLGHASEAMTRRYQQRAAVLSSAQAEAIEAAMFAQDENTVAGESENKRSQSG
- a CDS encoding amidase, producing MTTDLSLPDLAGALRAGRLSSRQLVASALERILDPAGEGSRAFVQVNDVAAFAAAEDADARIAAGRDGLPLLGLPISIKDLFDVAGETTRAGSVLLADQPPADRDAPAINRLRAAGAIFIGRTNMTEFAFSGLGINPHYGTPAAPYDRANVRRIPGGSTSGGAVSVADGMAAAAIGTDTGGSTRIPPAFCGLVGFKPTARRISTEGVFPLAPSLDSVGPIGRTVACCVVLDQVMSGAPVRSLDPLPLRGRRFLLPTNEVLDDLDAPVASAFLRTLARMRDAGAEIVERRFEALDMLAEGRTYGPLAPVEAYAVHRRWYHARQADYDPRVHMRMAAGVGFKAAEYMDILAWRRRFIERAERELAGYDAYIMPTVPMIPPPIADIIEGDDAHYLAVNTRALRNTSIVNALDGCALTIPCHRAGEAPAGFTVAGSALQDERVLQLGLSVEAVLAA
- a CDS encoding MATE family efflux transporter, producing MLSDLTTPSPVPRRFLSELKDMFQGKPRDFTTGSLGRAIVLLAIPMVLEMIMQSIFGVVDVYFVGKLGADAVAAVGMTDSLMVLLFAVGMGIAMSAAAMVARRIGEKKPEEAGIAAIQALIAGAIVSVPVAVLGVLFAPELLGIMGATESVIAIGSGYCAIAFGSNILILYLFIINAIFRGAGDAAKAMRVLWLANIFNLILDPMFIFGWGPIPEMGVTGAAVATAIGRGIGVAYQLSLLFKGTGHLRVSRSQLRVDPEMMRRLARVASPGIVQYLVGTASWMMLFRILASFGSDALAGYTIAIRIILFALLPSWGMGNAAATLVGQNLGARRPDRAERAVWFACGANAVFLGLVAVGMYVFAERLIRLFTTEAAAVAFGVDCLHIVSYTYILFAFGMVIVSSFNGAGDTRTPTWINVVSYWMLQLPIAYFLSHNAGMGPRGAFIAIAVAQAALAGIAILLFRRGTWKQQIV
- a CDS encoding carbohydrate-binding protein, whose protein sequence is MQVDYLEQGFDRTLVEQGHRQADAVSGFSVGQRLIEGSDCLACHVVDKPSIGPSYQEVAKRYAGQAEAEDYLVQKIIQGGGGVWGEQAMAAHPQLAEEDARAMVRYIRSLGADAPAVRRLPAAGTYRLDAHRRAENSEGMYFVRASYTDAGAEGIEPITGQQLIVLRHPKIEAEAFDRSERVLVANDAIARAYDGSFIAFDGIDLTGVAAITAFTLPPATGTAPGQLELRLDAPDGPLVGTITAGAQEGEFRAAVQATEGVHDLFVVFRAAQDTGHPLARLDWLRVEMGR